The genomic interval AGGAACACATGCTCCTTACAAGACAGTCATGGTTAATACAGCAAACATGCAATTGTATATGCAGAATTCAGAAAGCCTCTTAGCactccaccatcatcatcacccatGAAGAACTCCActgccctatagacttctatgggataaaATTGGACATCATCCCTTATGGGCATCACTCTGTGGTGAACATGGAAATCACTATCCAAGGGGTATTATGGATTCAGCAAAAAAAAGGTTATTCCTTGTAGAAtgaaaagttataacattttcaGATATAATTTCTGCGTCAATTTcttagttttcaagatctctgcttgcagaaactcaatagaaaccttcattgtttacttccagtggataaaaaaatctgtcctggtcatgaaaTGTACACACAGTATGAGTATGGGTGGTTTTAAACGGGCAGATATCGCCCATGTTTACCACATTTAAAACTATCGCTGATCGACAATACAGCTTCTGATCTGCCTTGTAATGAACCGTGCACCATTGTGCCGATCACGTGACCAGGACGGATTTTTATCCACTCCAAGTGAATAATGAAGATTTCTATTAAAGTacagcaaacagatcttgaaaaccatgaggaatagatacacaaagtatataactttttattatagaaagaatgaccttttatttgctgaaactgtaatACCACTTTAAGGGTCTTGGCTATTACTAGCAAACTGTACGGAACTTATGGTGCAGTTCATGCAATTCAGTCCGTTGCTCTTCAAGGAAAATGACAAATCTGAAAGTAATAGATGCGCTTGTTTTATTAGATCAATCTGTTCCATAATGAGCTATAGGGCTCTCTTTATTTATTACGATTATGACTCTGCCAGTACTGAATTAACGCCATTACACACCGATGCAGACagcttatttttttatacatatagacACAATATATCCcctagctctgaagtataataaagtaagaaaataaataactttCTATTACGGTTATCAAGAAATTGATATGCATTTGTTTAGGCTGTAAATGCCATCTCTGCATTAATGTTGAAATGTAATGTAGTTAGGGATGTTCTTTAACATTAATCATTGTtgtcagtctaagggtatgtgcacacacaaaataaaaaacgtcacaaaatacggacctcttttcaagggaaaaccgctcctgattttcagaagttttttaagccactcacgattttcgctgcattttttacgcccgtttttgttgctgttttttctctagagtctatgaaaaacggctccaaaaactgctgaaGAATTGAGCTGCACTTTTTCacacccgtttttttttttttaaaccgcccccgtcggaacagaacgttgattttcccattgaaatgaatgggcagatgtttggaggcgttctgcttccgatttttcagctgttttttgggacgtttacggcccgaaaactactgaaaacactccgtgtgaacatacccttaatgttactTTAGGATCATAATGCCTTGTGCCAGACACTGCACTGGCTAGCAAAGCCATGGCTTACAGGCAATCATTCAGAAGCAATGCTCTGAAAATGGCTGGACAATGACTATGAACATTTACctgatacacacatatatatatatatatatatatatatatatatatatatatatatatatacaaattccataaatgtatatatacaatTTCCACCTGCAGAATGTATTTACCTCAATATTGTCTTGATTATAGTTTACAGATGATGTAATCTTTGTTAAAGGGATGTTCTCTGTTAGAAAACTGGCGGTAGATTTTGAAATGCTGCCCGCTGTTGTTTTAGACATTGTTGCTAGAGATGACGACACTGTTGAGAGTCTTGCCACCGTGTTACTGTAGTTTGTAACAACTATTTTGTTGCTGGGCTCTGATGTGTTTGAGACGGGAAGTGACGTTGCAGAAAGTTTTGTTTCCTTTTTCATGAAGCTTGTTTGTGATGTCACTGGGGGAAGCCAAAAAATGTCAATAATGTAGCTGTAATCTGTTGCTGTAATATCATGTGACTATCATTATTTGTTACGAATAAAACATATTTAACCTTCGTAATATTGGCTGATTAGGGCAATGACGATACACAGACATTTTGTCATGCAACTTCAAGACTCGCGTGACAaccgctgtccataggaatacattgagttgTTTGAAAAATGCTATAAACAAAAGGACTTCCtcacaattttttctaataatgccTTGATTGGATTTTCAGTGATTTTTAAAAAGTAGTCTGATATTTTTCCTCCATAGagtaagcacagtttttttcttttactttggctgggttcacactgcgtttttgttgtgtttttaacaggacacttttttttggggttgATAAACTTTGAATAAGAGGCATGGGAATTTATTTACCACAAGAAAACAAGTACGTATgccaaaaactcagtgtaaacccAGTCTTAATGTCTAATTCTGTATCATCAAGCAGGAATATGAGACAATTCTAACCACACATTACATGTATTTTGAATATTAACCTGTTTGAGCTTAGTGTTAACTTTTTCTTTATTCCATTCACCTGTTCTCTACCTTTTTTCATTTGCACACATTTCAATATGTTAAAAAAATCAACAATCAACAATAACCCTAAATATTGCTTACCTGCTATAGAGCTGCCATTAAAGACTGGTGTAGAAGTTTTGTTGATGTGTACTGGTTGTGTAGAGTTATCATTAGGGCTTGCTACATTTGGAGTATTGTCTTTTAGGGTGCTAAGTGTAGGTTCACTACTAGTTACCCTAAACGATTTAGTGTCAGTCTTGGCGGTTGTGTCGGTCTTGGCGCCTGTGTCAGTCTTAGCGGCTGTGTCGGTCTTGGCAGTTGTGTCGGTCTTGCCGGCTGTGTCGGTCTTGGCGGTTGTGTCGGTCTTGGCGGTTGTGTCGGTCTTGGCGGTTGTGTCGGTCTTGGCGGCTGTGTCAGTCTTGGCAGTTGTTGACAGTATGGCACTTTGTGGAACACTGGTTGCTGTGATAGTTAGTTTAGTCGTTCCTGCAGACACAGGGGGTATGTTAATTGTTGGAGTGGGGATTGCTGCACTAGTAGTAGTACCAGTACTGGGAACTGTTGGTTTGGCTTGGCTCACAGTAGTGCTGGCTACATCCACAGTTGTCACTGAAGCAACTGTAACTTGGGAAGTTGTTTGACTGTTCGCTACATCTGCACCCCATCCTGAAAAATAGAATCAAAATGTAATTAATTATTAGGAAACACTTTGTCTAATCTTAATAATTTGAAAATCTCAAAAGAAGATGCCTAAAACTAGTTAAAAGCAGATAGTCTCTTCAGTGGCCTTCAAGGAAGCCCGTCTCCATGTTCACGCTCTATCATAACAGCATGATCCCATAAATGCAGATGTGTTGGCAATGGTAGGAACTGAGAAGGGTCGGTAGGCCCATTGAGGATTTTGTTTGTTATAATTTACATTTTATGGCTCTTTGTAAGCTTGTTTTAAATGATGCTGCTTATAAGTATGCAAACTTTAGTTCCATGGACAAGCTTGATATGCTCTAAATGAACAGGGTTCATGAATGGATAAGTCAGGGCTCTAACTGCAAAACTGAAGACCAATCGCAAATAATAATTTGCATAATAATCATAGTGATCAATATACAATAAATAAGCAGCTTTTTTTAGATATCTTGAAACTTCCTTTTGCCCACTTTGAGTCATTTGTATATGTCAAGTCTATAAATAGTGGTAGGGGAAATGAGAATAATATGCTAGGAAATTACAAGTACACACCCCATTCAGACAGACACATTTTTATGCACAATGCTGGCAAACGTTTTCCTTTCTTGTAGGGTTTGAAACATGGGAAAACGACAAATAGTAaggctgaggctgggttcacactgagttttttgcaggcagaaaatctgcctgaaaattcagtttggaattttgaggcagattttgactttcgcagtgtttttcgctTGCGGCCATTGAGCCGTgggtgcgggcaaaaaacgcagcgaaatacgctttctctgcctcccattgatattaaatggaggtcagaggcgtaaacgcccgaagatagggcatgtcccttctttttcccgtgagccgttttctccacctcccattgaaatcaatgaattcaaataacgtgtcaaaaaactgtgtgaactgaccctgagcctcccaatgaaatcaataaaGTTGTGTACTgacaatacaactgtgtaattcaCTGCAAGGGtaagtccacacgtagcgtaaatactgtatattttacacaacggatttcattgcggaaaatccgaaagaatattacagtagtagcaatgttaatgagatttaaacaaatctcatccaaacgctgcATATAAATCCAGCCGAAAAACCATTAATAAAGTATGTTAACACATGGCAGGTAcgatgtgtaagggtatgttcacacgacctattttcagacgtaattcaggcgttttacgcctcgaattacgcctgaaaaaccggctccattacgcctacaaacatctgcccattccttgcaatgggttttacgatgttctgttcagacgaggtgcaaTTTTacccgtcgctgtcaaaagacggcgcataaaatgatggctcgtcaaaagaagtgcaggacacttcttgggacatttttggagccgtttttcatagactctattgaaaacagctccaaaaacgtccgcgaaaacgcagcgaaaaacgtgagttgctcaaaaaacgtctgaaaatcagaagttgttttcccatgaaaacagctctgtattttcagacgttttttgttaagcatgtgaacataccctaaaagtacacagcgtatctgccctggaccCCGCAGGGAATTTCAGCCGAAATACCGCACCTGCAGGaaatagcaggtaaaaaaaaaaccccatacaATGTATGGCAATGTATccatctgacgtcctgcagcccggcctcctgagaggacgtttcatcccatgtgaccgctgcagcctgtgattgactgcagcaatcacatgggatgaaacgtcatgcctgGAGGCAGGCGCAGAAAGAtttgggtaagtatagacttttccgCTGCAAGAATCTTAAGATttgctattttttgcgggttttacctccccattgaatttaatggggaaaacccacaacaaaagagcagcgattccaaaaTATAGAGTaacgtaaattgacatgctgcggattttaaaaaaacgcaccgcaggttaatttatgaatgttttttctgcgtttttgtgcacagcatgtggatgagatttgtttacatttcatacactactataatacgatGCAGATAttgcgcaatgaaatccgttgaggaaaatccgcagtatttacgctacacgtAGATTTACCcttaggacttgtccacacgtaaaggaattgctgcagaaaatttctgcagcaattctgttgaaaatagcagactttccgctggggaaaaaaacgcaccatttcctgcattttttactgtagaaaatggtgcggattttgctgtgtttttctcaatgctgggagatggtgatatctcctccgaaaaacgcagcaattcagtccactttccgcagcaggaattgacaagctgcggtatgaaaaatacacactgcaggtgaatttctggttgGAATTTTTATGCAGTATGTGGATGGGATTAGTtaaatctcatccgctttgct from Rhinoderma darwinii isolate aRhiDar2 chromosome 3, aRhiDar2.hap1, whole genome shotgun sequence carries:
- the PODXL gene encoding podocalyxin, whose amino-acid sequence is MARLRSLLTFLCALGWGADVANSQTTSQVTVASVTTVDVASTTVSQAKPTVPSTGTTTSAAIPTPTINIPPVSAGTTKLTITATSVPQSAILSTTAKTDTAAKTDTTAKTDTTAKTDTTAKTDTAGKTDTTAKTDTAAKTDTGAKTDTTAKTDTKSFRVTSSEPTLSTLKDNTPNVASPNDNSTQPVHINKTSTPVFNGSSIAVTSQTSFMKKETKLSATSLPVSNTSEPSNKIVVTNYSNTVARLSTVSSSLATMSKTTAGSISKSTASFLTENIPLTKITSSVNYNQDNIEVNCSGKPGGSLLKINIKTTRICVGKRKDDAMEILKHICTALKPGYQPKKDECHINLDNGSNGELLIANAYVQSSLSPEDLYAAIKHIKQDGTHLFSYDGSKYEEEDVISIPLISAIVSLAVALLIIAAIYGCWHQRQTRRREKRLTEELQTMENGYHDNPTLEVMETSPEMQEKKGGPNGELGDSWIVPLDNLTREDLDEEDTHL